A window of the Dioscorea cayenensis subsp. rotundata cultivar TDr96_F1 chromosome 14, TDr96_F1_v2_PseudoChromosome.rev07_lg8_w22 25.fasta, whole genome shotgun sequence genome harbors these coding sequences:
- the LOC120276197 gene encoding LOW QUALITY PROTEIN: zinc finger CCCH domain-containing protein 5 (The sequence of the model RefSeq protein was modified relative to this genomic sequence to represent the inferred CDS: deleted 1 base in 1 codon), whose product MVVLVVGLCSASTRDDDDNINRSIHPYMVLVAALARRRQWRNPCPPEHRRRRRLGTVVRCCRGKRRGKRRKKEKRKQVRKEVAIREREEEEARVNDPEEQVRIRITEEEEAEAAERARKEFEERERAWLDAAAARKAAEEERRRLEESQKEIEKVGRRSDDELEDDDCELVEEGPAEIIWQGNEIIVKKKKVRVLKQSANRQKHEEDDDRPTSNPLPPQSEAFASYTGAPPVSAKEVLETMSQQIPNFGTEQDKTNCPFHLKTGACRFGSQCSRVHFHPDKSCTLLIKNMYNGPGLAWEQDEGLEYTDEEVDHCYEEFYEDVHTEFLKFGELINFKVCRNGSYHLRGNVYVHYKALESAILAFNAMNGRYFAGKQITCEFIGVTKWKVAICGEYMKSRLKTCSRGTACNFIHCFRNPGGDYEWANWDNPPPKYWIRKMAVLFGTSDEQGHDMQMELESQERPRGSKRRTPINNRRPSTRSTHGEMDYSSSGSDTDVDRNLSNNISYRNDHSSRRKDKTLHKHKHYEDKHRSSSRSQSRKHHSHGHSSRKDDMKELTRGSVKKHRDIDEDYTPKYHKRHKKKHSPTEDMSMQQKEIVFEEQSKSDEYYKELRLPYQYSDYSRDDHHASNYRSSENLFSERNIDVNDRYDGKYCSDYMDSDKENLHRNKLCDRKRSSEERVHERYASNYFTDHVSDDHGQDKKGKSARQDAERVFSSDDNDQENNINRESHDSSQHNVSALSPSQVEPNEPRNSSDETGHAFSRRNKRHSKTERNRRHHRERYGDVKQETGHDNRHRHRSDRKRRHHDETSGHKEYQTRN is encoded by the exons atggttgttcttgttgtgggattgtgctCAGCTTCGACGCGGGACGAcgacgacaacatcaaccgcagcatacatccttacatggttctagTTGCGG CTCTTGCTCGGCGTCGTCAATGGCGGAACCCGTGCCCGCCGGAGCATCGCCGGCGCCGGAGATTGGGGACGGTAGTGCGGTGCTGTCGAGGAAAGAGAAGAGGAAAGCGGcgaaagaaggagaagaggaagCAGGTTCGGAAAGAAGTGGCGATCCGAGAGCGCGAGGAGGAGGAGGCGCGTGTCAATGATCCTGAGGAGCAGGTCCGGATTAGAATaacggaggaggaggaggcggAGGCTGCTGAGAGGGCGAGGAAGGAGTTTGAGGAGAGGGAGAGGGCCTGGCTTGATGCCGCAGCTGCGAGGAAGGCCGCGGAGGAGGAGAGACGGAGGCTCGAAGAGTCTCAGAAAGAAATCGAAAAg GTTGGGCGGCGTTCTGATGATGAGTTGGAAGATGATGATTGTGAACTCGTTGAAGAGGGACCTGCTGAGATTATCTGGCAAGGAAATGAAATAAtagtcaagaagaagaaagtccGGGTTCTGAAACAAAGTGCTAACAGGCAAAAACATGAAGAG GATGATGATAGACCTACTTCAAATCCGCTACCTCCTCAATCTGAAGCCTTTGCTTCCTATACAGGTGCACCACCTGTTTCTGCGAAAGAAGTTCTTGAAACCATGTCTCAGCAAATTCCAAATTTTGGAACTGAACAA GATAAAACAAATTGT CCCTTTCACCTCAAGACAGGTGCTTGTCGTTTTGGTTCACAATGCAGCAGAGTTCATTTTCATCCTGATAAGTCCTGTACACTGCTCATCAAGAACATGTATAATGGTCCAGGTCTTGCTTGGGAGCAAGATGAGGGGCTTGAG TATACGGATGAAGAGGTTGACCACTGTTATGAAGAATTCTATGAAGATGTACACACGGAGTTCTTAAAGTTTGGTGAACTAATTAATTTCAAG GTATGCAGGAATGGCTCATATCATCTGCGTGGTAATGTCTATGTGCATTACAAGGCCCTGGAATCAGCTATTCTTGCTTTCAATGCAATGAATGGTCGATATTTTGCCGGGAAACAG ATCACATGTGAATTTATTGGTGTCACAAAATGGAAGGTTGCAATTTGTGGGGAGTACATGAAATCAAGGCTAAAG ACCTGCTCTCGTGGTACTGCCTGCAATTTCATTCACTGCTTCCGCAATCCTGGAGGAGATTATGAGTGGGCTAACTGGGATAACCCTCCGCCTAAATACTGGATTAGAAAAATGGCTGTTCTTTTTGGCACTTCAGATGAACAAGGGCATGACATGCAAATGGAACTGGAAAGTCAGGAGAGACCCAGGGGCTCAAAAAGGAGAACACCTATAAATAACAG ACGCCCATCAACAAGATCAACTCATGGTGAGATGGATTACTCGAGCAGTGGATCTGATACAGATGTAGATAGGAATCTATCCAATAATATTTCATATAGGAATGACCACTCAAGCAGAAGAAAGGATAAGACTCTTCATAAACACAAACATTATGAAGATAAACACAGGTCAAGTTCTCGAAGTCAAAGCAGGAAACATCATTCACATGGTCATAGCTCTAGAAAAGATGACATGAAGGAATTGACAAGAGGTTCAGTCAAGAAGCACAGAGATATTGACGAAGATTACACTCCTAAATACCATAAAAGACATAAGAAGAAACATAGTCCGACAGAAGACATGAGCATGCAACAGAAGGAGATCGTTTTTGAAGAGCAATCAAAATCAGATGAGTACTATAAAGAATTAAGGTTGCCATATCAGTATTCAGACTACTCTCGCGACGATCACCACGCAAGTAATTACCGTTCTAGTGAAAATTTATTTAGTGAGAGAAATATCGATGTTAATGACCGGTATGATGGGAAGTACTGCTCTGATTATATGGATTCTGACAAAGAGAACTTGCACAGAAACAAGTTATGTGACAGAAAACGCTCAAGTGAAGAGAGAGTACATGAGCGATATGCATCTAATTATTTCACTGATCATGTCTCTGATGATCATGGGCAAGATAAGAAGGGTAAGTCTGCGAGACAAGATGCTGAGCGGGTATTCTCTTCTGATGATAATGATCAGGAAAATAATATCAATAGGGAATCTCATGATTCTTCTCAGCACAATGTGAGTGCCCTGTCGCCAAGCCAGGTTGAGCCAAATGAACCGAGAAACTCATCAGATGAAACTGGGCATGCCTTTAGCCGGAGGAACAAGAGGCATAGTAAAACTGAAAGAAACAGAAGACATCACAGGGAAAGATACGGAGACGTTAAACAAGAAACCGGGCATGACAACAGACATAGGCATAGGAGTGATAGGAAGAGAAGGCATCATGACGAGACGTCAGGGCATAAAGAATATCAAACAAGAAACTAG